One stretch of Corynebacterium imitans DNA includes these proteins:
- a CDS encoding DUF4259 domain-containing protein yields MSAWDEEIFSVEANVDFLDELDSLEEDEVEQAVIDAALLTANQNPASVSEDELLNGRAAATIVAIWAGAPFSAGEVADTYPFIRNRPATVSDEAVEAATAVLEGVGEDEAGASLDQFLEALA; encoded by the coding sequence ATGAGCGCGTGGGATGAGGAGATCTTCTCCGTCGAGGCCAATGTCGATTTTCTCGATGAGCTTGACTCGCTCGAGGAGGACGAGGTCGAGCAGGCGGTTATCGACGCGGCGTTGTTGACCGCCAACCAAAACCCCGCCTCCGTCAGCGAGGATGAGCTGCTTAACGGCCGCGCCGCCGCGACGATCGTGGCGATCTGGGCCGGGGCTCCCTTTTCCGCCGGCGAGGTCGCCGATACCTATCCCTTTATCCGCAACCGTCCCGCGACGGTGAGCGACGAGGCGGTCGAGGCCGCGACCGCAGTGCTGGAGGGCGTCGGCGAGGATGAGGCGGGCGCGAGCCTGGATCAGTTCCTCGAGGCGCTAGCGTAG
- a CDS encoding dTMP kinase, translating to MIIAVEGIDGAGKRTIVQAIQREYGARTLAFPRYEDSIHAQLAQQALHGKMGDLTDSIYGMATMFALDRYGAKAQIAEYAETGVLVLDRYVASNAAYSWARSGEKAIADWVADLEFSQLGLPVPDLQVLVDTPPAVAQERALKRAAADATRERDRYERDAALQQATYEAYVALAEQGWASRWLRTTDAGTIMQAVEAVR from the coding sequence ATGATTATTGCCGTAGAAGGTATTGACGGGGCGGGAAAGCGCACCATTGTCCAGGCGATCCAGCGCGAGTACGGGGCGCGCACGCTTGCTTTCCCGCGCTACGAGGATTCCATCCACGCACAGCTCGCGCAGCAGGCGCTGCACGGGAAGATGGGTGATTTAACCGATTCGATTTACGGGATGGCCACCATGTTTGCGCTGGACCGCTACGGGGCGAAGGCCCAGATCGCCGAGTACGCGGAGACAGGTGTGCTGGTGTTGGACCGCTACGTGGCCTCGAACGCGGCCTACTCCTGGGCGCGCTCGGGGGAGAAGGCGATTGCGGATTGGGTGGCAGACCTAGAATTTAGCCAGCTCGGGCTGCCGGTGCCGGACCTGCAGGTACTGGTGGATACCCCGCCTGCCGTCGCGCAGGAGCGGGCGTTAAAGCGCGCGGCGGCGGACGCGACGCGAGAGCGGGACCGCTACGAGCGTGACGCGGCGCTGCAGCAGGCCACCTACGAGGCGTACGTGGCCTTGGCCGAGCAGGGGTGGGCGAGCCGATGGCTTCGCACCACTGATGCAGGAACTATCATGCAAGCAGTCGAAGCCGTACGTTGA